A window of Cryptomeria japonica chromosome 3, Sugi_1.0, whole genome shotgun sequence contains these coding sequences:
- the LOC131033800 gene encoding endoribonuclease Dicer homolog 1-like produces the protein MLEKSPYQNFRNLLHGMDNKWMKEKVAQVLASAEDEIFIEKLSELEEILKYKFKRRNLMEEALTHSSVTKKCCKQLELLGFKESEYLEYMNGMSYERLEFVGDAVLGHLITVYLYRTYPGMKPGILTRLRSENVKNETLARVAVKHGFFNYLRFECPDLPDMIEKFIQVVENESKPHLSDHSKAPKILADMVESIVGAVFVDSGNSAEKVWEVFEPLLQPLVGPETLEMHPVAELQEICQRQRKFIEYRLSRMDNLLVSVDVYIDGQLMGSAKNERKDLAKRAAARNAFLNFKNQ, from the exons ATGTTGGAAAAAAGTCCTTATCAAAATTTTAGAAATCTTCTTCACGGAATGGATAATAAGTGGATGAAAGAAAAAGTAGCTCAGGTTTTGGCCAGTGCAGAGGATGAAATTTTTATTGAGAAATTGAGCGAGTTGGAAGAGATTTTAAAATACAAATTCAAGAGAAGAAATCTTATGGAAGAAGCCCTCACCCATTCTTCTGTGACAAAAAAATGTTGTAAGCAGCTGGAATTATTGGGTTTTAAGGAGTCTGAATACTTGGAATATATGAACGGCATGTCATATGAACGCTTGGAGTTTGTGGGAGATGCAGTTTTGGGTCATTTGATTACAGTTTATTTGTACAGAACTTATCCAGGTATGAAACCAGGCATTTTGACACGTTTGCGGTCTGAAAATGTTAAAAATGAAACTCTGGCGCGTGTTGCAGTCAAACATGGATTCTTTAACTACCTTCGTTTCGAATGCCCAGATCTACCGGATATG attgaGAAGTTCATTCAAGTTGTAGAAAATGAATCAAAACCACATCTCTCAGACCATTCAAAAGCTCCAAAAATTCTTGCTGATATGGTGGAATCTATTGTTGGTGCTGTGTTTGTGGATAGTGGAAATTCTGCAGAGAAAGTTTGGGAG GTATTTGAACCATTGTTACAGCCCTTAGTTGGCCCAGAGACACTTGAGATGCATCCAGTTGCAGAGCTTCAAGAAATTTGTCAAAGGCAAAGAAAATTTATCGAATACAGATTGTCTAGAATGGACAATCTTTTGGTATCTGTTGATGTATATATTGATGGCCAGTTGATGGGAAGCGCTAAAAATGAAAGAAAAGACTTGGCAAAGAGGGCAGCCGCTAGAAATGCCTTcctaaatttcaaaaatcaatag